In one Cyclopterus lumpus isolate fCycLum1 chromosome 24, fCycLum1.pri, whole genome shotgun sequence genomic region, the following are encoded:
- the stx7l gene encoding syntaxin-7: protein MAYQAGMQEDPGVLVHSISSNIQKLTLLTSELQRAVSQLGTEHDGGRLSQTLQQKQQQGNQLAKETDKLIKAFSALPVGPDQRQRKLQKERLVNDFSAALNSFQKTQRQAADKEREFVARVRASSRVSGGQPDDSFGNVPVFLHESQMQAQAEAITEEDLRLIQERETSIRQLESDITDINDIFKDLGMMVHEQGDMIDSIEANVETADVHVQNATQQLSRAAAYQRSSRKKICILVMVLLIVGVVVGLIIWASVKT, encoded by the exons ATGGCCTACCAGGCTGGGATGCAAGAGGACCCTGGTGTTCTGGTTCACAGCATAAGCTCCAACATCCAGAAGCTGACACTGCTGA CCTCGGAGCTGCAGAGGGCAGTCTCCCAGCTCGGAACGGAGCATGACGGCGGCCGGCTGTCACAGACGCT gcaacagaagcagcagcaaggCAACCAGCTGGCGAAGGAGACCGACAAACTAATCAAAGCGTTCAGTGCACTTCCTGTTGGCCCCGATCAG cgGCAGAGAAAGTTGCAGAAGGAGCGCCTGGTGAACGACTTCTCCGCCGCCCTGAACAGCTTCCAGAAGACCCAGCGGCAGGCGGCCGACAAGGAGAGAGAGTTCGTGGCCAGAGTCAGAGCGAGCTCCAGGGTGTCG GGAGGGCAGCCCGACGACAGCTTTGGAAATGTGCCTGTTTTTCTTCA TGAATCCCAGATGCAGGCTCAGGCGGAGGCCATCACTGAAGAAGACCTGAGGCTGatccaggagagagagacgtccATCAGGCAGTTGGAG tcggACATCACGGATATCAATGACATCTTCAAGGACCTGGGGATGATGGTCCACGAGCAGGGAGACATGATAG ACAGTATAGAGGCCAACGTGGAGACTGCAGATGTGCATGTCCAGAACGCAACCCAGCAGCTGTCCCGTGCTGCAGCCTACCAG CGGAGCTCCCGGAAGAAGATATGCATCCTGGTGATGGTGTTGCTCATagttggtgttgttgtcggACTCATCATCTGGGCTTCTGTCAAAACATGA
- the leg1.1 gene encoding liver-enriched gene 1, tandem duplicate 1, protein MGPNSVEKTFHFSSVMLRPAVLSLLLSLASCAVILENGMPILWAQTAGQVTDLPTQNGVVTPDPWNFLHRMSLYRLMIAVTDPFMGSMGTNATDSPIWGLPLQLGWMLTSGRLADPTGATTCGLATGDTKCISPQSWWGCVNYFASALPFMSAAEQGLMGAGVQVQMQAPEGVTDYCTTYASCAVAYPDVIAKWDAFFQGLKATAESPLPENEKKDSLLGLYWEAQMASSYGSSACIARQNHYSSVEVAFSKNWENSAEYVSAAHFQSNLENSAMFIAPLPSRILQVGDTAPNIADLSEAENHTLYIFSWINSINNLLAGSLVRMWKGAMCSVTTREKGREMLGQLLLNPGFATSTFLSIISEMTRGC, encoded by the exons ATGGGTCCAAAC TCAGTTGAGAAGACCTTCCACTTCTCCTCAGTCATGCTGCGCCCCGCggtcctcagcctcctcctgtctctcgcCAGCTGCGCCGTCATCCTCGAGAATGGCATGCCCATCCTGTGGGCTCAAACGGCCGGCCAGGTGACTGACCTTCCCACGCAGAACGGCGTTGTGACCCCCGACCCCTGGAACTTCCTTCACCGCATGAGTCTCTACCGGCTGATGATCGCCGTCACGGACCCATTCATGGGCTCCATGGGGACGAATGCCACTGACAGTCCCATCTGGGGACTGCCGCTGCAGTTGGGATGGATGCTAACATCAG GCCGTCTCGCTGACCCAACTGGTGCTACGACCTGCGGCCTGGCAACAGGAGATACCAAGTGTATTTCTCCTCAGAGCTGGTGGGGCT GTGTGAACTACTTTGCCTCTGCACTACCCTTCATGTCCGCTGCAGAGCAGGGCTTGATGGGAGCTGGAGTTCAG GTCCAGATGCAGGCCCCTGAAGGTGTAACGGACTATTGCACAACATATGCCTCCTGTGCAGTTGCCTACCCCGACGTCATAGCTAAGTGGGATGCCTTCTTCCAG ggtCTCAAGGCCACGGCTGAGTCTCCTCTCcctgaaaatgaaaagaaagactCTCTGCTCGGTCTCTACTGGGAGGCCCAAATGGCTTCATCTTATGGCTCTTCTGCATGCATCGCCAG gCAGAACCACTACTCCTCTGTAGAGGTCGCCTTTTCTAAGAACTGGGAGAACTCGGCCGAGTACGTCTCTGCGGCACATTTCCAATCCAATTTGGAGAACTCTGCCATGTTCATAGCCCCTCTCCCAAGTCGTATTTTACAG GTGGGCGACACTGCGCCCAACATAGCCGATCTGAGTGAGGCGGAGAACCACACACTTTACATCTTCTCCTGGATCAACAGCATCAACAATTTACTgg CCGGGTCCCTGGTGCGCATGTGGAAAGGCGCCATGTGTTCGGTGACCACGAGGGAGAAAGGCCGAGAGATGCTGGGTCAGCTCCTCCTGAATCCCGGATTCGCCACCAGCACTTTCCTGTCCATCATCTCTGAAATGACTCGCGGCTGCTAA